Proteins encoded in a region of the Cytobacillus pseudoceanisediminis genome:
- a CDS encoding ABC transporter permease, with the protein MLSPASTLEILFGKSLLSFISTIAVIIIAAFLTGYNPDNVIIVGMAIILSAVFYIGIGTLLGLLTKSVMEASVVILPIMMIFSFGSFLTPFIEKYPVLIFIEYLPNLQLIDLANQVEAGAGLSDVWSHLAAIIVWTAAVFALVAAVYKKRMMD; encoded by the coding sequence TTATTCGGGAAAAGTTTATTGAGCTTTATTAGCACCATTGCCGTTATCATTATAGCTGCATTTTTAACTGGTTATAATCCTGATAATGTAATAATAGTTGGTATGGCTATTATTCTGTCTGCTGTCTTTTATATTGGAATTGGCACATTGCTTGGATTGTTGACAAAATCCGTAATGGAAGCATCGGTTGTTATTTTGCCCATTATGATGATTTTTTCCTTTGGCTCGTTCTTGACCCCTTTTATAGAAAAATATCCAGTTTTAATATTTATTGAGTACTTGCCAAATCTGCAGCTCATTGACTTGGCTAATCAGGTTGAAGCGGGGGCTGGCCTATCGGATGTATGGTCCCATCTGGCGGCAATAATTGTATGGACTGCTGCTGTGTTTGCTCTAGTGGCCGCCGTATACAAAAAACGAATGATGGATTGA